The Vulcanimicrobium alpinum sequence GCGCGCGCGATCGAGGCGCTCGACCTCGGCCCGATCGCCGACCGGCACATCAGCGAACTCTCGGGGGGCCAGCAGCAGCGCGCGTTCGTCGCGCGCGCGATCGCGCAGGAACCGCTTCTGCTACTGCTCGACGAACCGACCACCGGTGTCGATGCGACGACCGAAGAGGCGCTGCGGGAGCTGGTGCGCGGGCTCGTTGCCGACGGGCTCCCGGTGCTGATGACGACGCACGATCTCGACCGCGCGCCGGAGTGGTTCGATCGCCTGATCGTCGTCGACCGCCGCGTGCTCGCCGACGGGAAGCCCGACGACGTGCTGGAGTCCGGCGCGTACGCGGGGATCCGTGAACACACCCACGTGCACGGGCACAAGCGTTAGTGGACGGTCTGCTCGCGCCGTTCGCGCCGGACTTCATGCAGCGCGCGTTTCTCGCTGCGATCGTGGTCGGGGCGCTGTGCTCGGCGCTGGGAACCTACGTCGTACTGCGGAAGCTTTCGTTCATCGGCGACGGGCTCGCACACGCGTCGTTCGCCGGGATCGTGATCGCTTATCTGCGCGGCGGGAGCTTCTGGATCGGGGCGACGATCGCGACCGTCGTCACGGCGCTGGGAATCGGGTTCGTGCACCGGCGGGCGCGGGTGTCACTGGATACGGCGATCGGCGTGCTGTTCACCGGCGCATTCGCGCTGGGGATTTTTCTGATGTCGCGCTCGACGCGCGCGACGCTGGATCTGCAGAGTTTTCTGTTCGGGAACATTTTGGGCGTGTCGTCGGGGGACTTGCTCAACGTGCTCGTGCTGGGGCTGATCGTGGCGTTTGTGGTGGGGGCGCTCTGGCGGCCGCTGCTGTATACGTCCTTCGATCCGGTGGTTGCGCAGGCGGCGGGGATCCGCGAGCAGTTCGTCGACGATGCGCTGCTGGTGATTTTGGCGTTGACGATCATCGTGTCGCTGCAGTTGGTGGGGATCGTCCTGGTTGCGGCGCTGCTGGTCACGCCGGCGGCGGCGGCGGCGCAGTTGACGCGACGCTTCGTGCCGATGATGCTGCTGTCGATCGGGTTCGGCGTGACTGCGACCGTCGGCGGGCTGTATGCGTCGTATCAGTTGCGTGCGGCGAGCGGCGCGACGATCGTGCTGCTTGCGACGCTGATCTTCTTCGGTGCGCTCGCCGTCAGCGCCGCGCGGCGACGCCCTTTTTCGTCGTCATCATCGGCGTCGTCACGCTGAGCCTGTCTAAGCGCTGCCCGAATCCGGAGAGCAGCGGACTCCTCGGCGGCCGCGATCTCGGCGGCCGCGATCTCGGCTGCGCTTCGACGAGCTCGGCGTGACAACGTGACTTAGCGGAGGGCTTCGACGGCGGATTTTTCTTTGATCGAGCCGATGCCGGTGACGGCGTCGTAGCCGGTGGTGACGGTGCAGCCGTCGGGCTGCTGGTCGGTGCAGCCGCGTACGAGGGGCGCCGGTGTGGGGAGGATGCCGCGGAAGTTTTTCGGCAGCGCTTTGCGCCGGGGACGCAGCGTGTTGTCTTTCCAGCCGCGGTCGTTTTCGCGGCTCACGTCGCGAAACGCCGCAGGCGCGGTGCGAGCCAATGCATAGAGATCGCCCGCGGTCAGCAAGCGCCGTCCGGGCGCAACGAGGCTGTTGATCGCCGCAAGTTCCGCTCCGACGAGCGAGGCGCTCTCGCTGGTGCCGCCGACGCCGCCCAAGCCGTAGCCGTGCCAGTAGACGCGCAGGTGGCCGGCAGCGTCGCCGGCGACGTCGGGGACGATGCGGTTCTTCACGTACGCGGTCGAGAAGATGAAGTCGCCCGGCGCGTTCTGCCAGGCCGGGCGCGGTTCGCGCGAGATCCCGCCGCCGGTCGCGTGGTCGTCGTCGTTCCACGGACCTTCGTCGGCGACGCCGTCGCGATCGCCGAGCTGCGTCCCGCCCGCGCAGATCACGTACGGCGAAACGCAGGGCCACGCCACGCGCGGGCGTTCGATCCCGGCTTCGCGATAGCCGTAGGCCCCGTCGTCGCCGGCGGGAACG is a genomic window containing:
- a CDS encoding metal ABC transporter permease — protein: MDGLLAPFAPDFMQRAFLAAIVVGALCSALGTYVVLRKLSFIGDGLAHASFAGIVIAYLRGGSFWIGATIATVVTALGIGFVHRRARVSLDTAIGVLFTGAFALGIFLMSRSTRATLDLQSFLFGNILGVSSGDLLNVLVLGLIVAFVVGALWRPLLYTSFDPVVAQAAGIREQFVDDALLVILALTIIVSLQLVGIVLVAALLVTPAAAAAQLTRRFVPMMLLSIGFGVTATVGGLYASYQLRAASGATIVLLATLIFFGALAVSAARRRPFSSSSSASSR
- a CDS encoding metal ABC transporter ATP-binding protein, translating into MNVPNAVDVQGLRVQYDRVVALDGVDVELPRGTALGIVGPNGSGKSTLLKAVAGLVKPSGGTVRVGGMPPEKLPPGTIGYVPQIEDVDWSFPVSVRDVVTMGRYPRVGAFRRFSAHDHRAVARAIEALDLGPIADRHISELSGGQQQRAFVARAIAQEPLLLLLDEPTTGVDATTEEALRELVRGLVADGLPVLMTTHDLDRAPEWFDRLIVVDRRVLADGKPDDVLESGAYAGIREHTHVHGHKR